Proteins from one Penaeus vannamei isolate JL-2024 unplaced genomic scaffold, ASM4276789v1 unanchor220, whole genome shotgun sequence genomic window:
- the LOC113816886 gene encoding probable cationic amino acid transporter, whose amino-acid sequence MKYVSFAGFCFAELVTWNGQSSGHLYTVTYQLVGEFVAYLLGVLNTLFAAATLAAVSKALSGTMDYMTGRKVEAFVGRVAGRLPWSQAVPDVIAAGASLSVAVLLALGLEQSGFLRASMGVTSVLALLFFIVVGGSHTEQNTAHLHHAISSELLAGAAVCMVLYSSFYETGRLVKQQRRPQRALPIALSVNTGLAFLAFFALGIVLTLMTGNVIPPQGAPLLQALERRDVGWARLVMGCFQVVMLCLALVEAADPLCRQLVALAADGLFPTSLSHQCSRTSSHAHAHLTGGTLAALMGLLFSHVLLLQ is encoded by the exons ATGAAATATGTCTCCTTCGCAGGTTTCTGCTTCGCGGAGTTGGTGACATGGAACGGACAATCCTCAGGTCACCTGTACACCGTGACTTACCAGCTGGTTGGGGAGTTTGTGGCCTACCTGCTGGGAGTTCTCAACACGCTGTTCGCGGCCGCCACGCTCGCCGCCGTCAGCAAGGCTCTG TCCGGGACGATGGACTACATGACGGGCAGGAAGGTGGAAGCGTTCGTGGGTCGCGTGGCGGGCCGCCTCCCCTGGTCACAGGCCGTCCCAGACGTGATAGCGGCGGGCGCCTCGCTCTCGGTGGCCGTTCTCCTGGCGCTGGGGCTCGAG CAATCCGGCTTCCTGAGGGCTAGCATGGGCGTCACCTCGGTGCTGGCGCTTCTCTTCTTCATTGTCGTGGGCGGATCCCACACCGAGCAGAACACCGCCCATTTGCACCATGCAATCTCTTCGGAG TTACTGGCTGGCGCAGCAGTGTGCATGGTGCTGTATAGCAGCTTTTACGAGACGGGTCGACTCGTGAAGCAGCAGCGGCGGCCGCAGCGCGCGCTCCCCATCGCGCTCTCCGTGAACACCGGCCTCGCCTTCCTTGCCTTCTTCGCCCTGGGCATCGTGCTCACGCTCATGACAGGGAACGT GATCCCCCCGCAGGGCGCCCCGCTCCTGCAAGCACTGGAGCGGCGTGACGTTGGATGGGCTCGTCTCGTAATGGGATGCTTTCAG GTGGTCATGCTCTGCCTGGCGCTGGTGGAGGCTGCTGACCCTCTGTGCAGGCAGCTGGTGGCGCTGGCAGCAGATGGTCTCTTTCCAACATCGCTCTCTCACCAGTGCTCGCGAACGAgctcacacgcccacgcccacctgaCTGGAGGAACCTTGGCAGCCCTCATGGGTCTGCTCTTCAGCCATGTGCTCTTGCTGCAA